In the genome of Armatimonas rosea, the window AGCTCCACCATGTGATCCAGAGTGCGTTTTCTTGGAAGGGCTGCCACTTGCATGAGTTCACGATTGGGGAGGACGATGCTGCGTTGACTTACGGAATTCGCTACCAGTTTGCGCTCGACCTGGATGGAGGGCCGGATCGTAGTGATCAGACGTTGAGTTTGTTTCGTGCGTTGCCCGAGGTGGGAAGCCAGCTACGCTATGTCTACGACCTTGGAGACTACTGGTGTCATGAGGTTGTGCTCGAGGAGTGTGTGGAGTCTGAAGTGAAGTGGCCTCGGTGCCTCGCTGGTGAGCGCTGCGGGCCTCCTGAGGACTGTGGTGGTATTGGGAGCTACCAGGAGATCCTTGCGGCTCTTGCTGGTGGTTCTAGTCCAGTTTCTCAGCGGGAACTATTTGAGTGGCTTGAGTGGGCCGGTCCTAGCTTCGACCCTACCGCTTTTGATCTTGCTGTGACGAACAGAGGGCTTAGCTACGACTGATCTCCTCGCCCCACAATGTACATTTTAAGAAACGGTTTCTTGGTACCTTGAATCTGGAGCCTGTCGCTTAACCTACCAGACAAATTTCTGGGGATATTCCACTCTCCAGTGTGCTCTATTTTTGTGCCCGTTTTTTTCGACGTCAATCTCTAATCTCTGGCTCAATGAACTCCTTGGGGAGGATTACCCCGGGGATGTACTTATGTCCCCACTCCCCCAACGCTTGCAACACCAGGCCGAGATCGGCTCCTTTTCGGGTGATGAAGTATTCCGCTCGTGGGGGATTGTCCTGATAGAACTCTTTCTTAACGAGGCCGGCTGCCTCTAGACGCTTCAAGCGCTCTGCCAGGATATTGGTTGGTATCGCCTCGGGCGAGGACTGGAACTCGCTGTAACGGTGCATGCCCGACAACAGCAAGTCGCGCACGACAAGCAACGTCCATTTGTCACCCAGGATGTCTAGCACGTTAGCTATCGGACACGTTGACCGATAGCCTTCTGGGCAAGAGGGGGATGGTTTGTTTTTCTTCATGAACAAAATTTTAGCCTAGTTACTTGCGAATTGCAAGTGATGGGTGTAAGATGTGACTTGTGAATTGCAAGTGACTCGGCTTCGGCACACGCTACCCCGTTTGCCGCAAGCAAGAGCAAAGCTTTCGATTTGCCTCAAAAACACTACGAAAACCAAAAGCGAATCAATAACATGAATGACTCTTTTCCCGCCCCCGACTCCAAATCCCGCCGTCAATTACTCGTCGCGGGTGCCGCAATGGCGGCAGCAGTTTCCTTGCCTTTGCACGCAAATGCGCAGAGCGGACGCACGACGGACACGAATTCAGCAGTGGCATCAACGCGCTTCGTCGAGGTCGGCGGCCGCAAGCTGGCCTACCGCTCCGTTGGAACCGGTAAACCCATCGTGCTGTGCAATCGCTTCCGCGGTGTGCTGGGCCTGTGGGACCCCGCTTTCATTGACGCCCTCGCGGCGCAAGGATTTCAGGTGGTGACCTTCGACTATTCAGGGCTGGGTCTGTCCACTGGGGAGAGAAGCTATAACCCGGCGGCCATGGTGAAAGACGCCAAAGACCTGGTCGATGCGCTCGGGCTGAAAGATATCGTGATCGCGGGCTGGTCCATCGGCGGCATCGTTGCGCAGATCTATCTGGCGATGTTCGGCCAAGACGTCAGCCATGCCGTTCTGCTGGCGACGACGCCGCCCGGCAAGCTCGTCAAGCAGGCGGAGCAACTGTTCTACGACGCCGCTGCAGTACCTGGCATCGGTCTGGATAACTTCACCACGATCTTCTTCGAACCCGCAGACGAGGGCAGTCGTGCCGCCTCGAAGCGGTCCTTCGAGCGGATCATGGCACAGAAGATTCCCCGCAGCCCGGACGTACAGGCCGACTGGGCGATCAGCCAGATCGGGACCACACCGCGCAATCCCGCCTTTCCGTCGGACGAGATCCTCGGTTTCTTGAAGACCACAAAGACCCCCATCCTGCATCTGGGTGCGGACCACGACATCATTTTCCCGATCGAGAACTGGTATGCCCTCAACGGCCAGTTGCCGAGCGTCAGTCTGATTACCTACCCCAAGACAGGCCACGGCCCGCATCACCAGTATCCGGAAGCCGCAGCAACCCAGATCGCGGCATTCATCAAGGGCACACGCAAGGCCTGAGCGGCCTCATGCATCCGCTACCCACTTATCAACGAACCACAGAGAACCCATCATGAAACTCGAAGACAATACCATTCTCGTGACCGGCGGCGGCTCCGGCATTGGCCGCGGCCTCGCGGAAGCATTCCACCAGCGCGGCAACAAGGTCATCATCGCCGGGCGGCGCAAAGCTCTGCTCGACGAAGTCGTGGCCGCTAACCCTGGCATGGAGGCCATTGAGCTGGATGTCGCCGACTCGGTCAGCATCCAGGCGGCGGCGCAAACCCTGATCGCCCGCTATCCCACCCTCAACGTGCTGGTCAACAATGCGGGCATCATGCCTTTCGACAATGCGGCCGGTCAGATTGACGCAGCGACCTCGCGCCGCTTGGTCGAGACTAATTTGCTAGGGCCTATCCTGCTGACATCGGCGCTCATCGAACATCTGAAGCGGCAGCCCAATGCCACGATCATCTACAACACGTCTATCCTAGCCTACCTTCCGTTGGCTCTCAGCGCGGTTTATTCCGCCACCAAGGCCGCCCTGCATTCCTATGCGCTATCCCAACGCTTCATGTTGCGCGACACCAACGTGATCGTGCAGGAAATCGCACCGCCCTGGGTGGATACCAACCTCATCGGGAAG includes:
- a CDS encoding winged helix-turn-helix transcriptional regulator, yielding MKKNKPSPSCPEGYRSTCPIANVLDILGDKWTLLVVRDLLLSGMHRYSEFQSSPEAIPTNILAERLKRLEAAGLVKKEFYQDNPPRAEYFITRKGADLGLVLQALGEWGHKYIPGVILPKEFIEPEIRD
- a CDS encoding alpha/beta fold hydrolase; its protein translation is MNDSFPAPDSKSRRQLLVAGAAMAAAVSLPLHANAQSGRTTDTNSAVASTRFVEVGGRKLAYRSVGTGKPIVLCNRFRGVLGLWDPAFIDALAAQGFQVVTFDYSGLGLSTGERSYNPAAMVKDAKDLVDALGLKDIVIAGWSIGGIVAQIYLAMFGQDVSHAVLLATTPPGKLVKQAEQLFYDAAAVPGIGLDNFTTIFFEPADEGSRAASKRSFERIMAQKIPRSPDVQADWAISQIGTTPRNPAFPSDEILGFLKTTKTPILHLGADHDIIFPIENWYALNGQLPSVSLITYPKTGHGPHHQYPEAAATQIAAFIKGTRKA
- a CDS encoding SDR family oxidoreductase, with product MKLEDNTILVTGGGSGIGRGLAEAFHQRGNKVIIAGRRKALLDEVVAANPGMEAIELDVADSVSIQAAAQTLIARYPTLNVLVNNAGIMPFDNAAGQIDAATSRRLVETNLLGPILLTSALIEHLKRQPNATIIYNTSILAYLPLALSAVYSATKAALHSYALSQRFMLRDTNVIVQEIAPPWVDTNLIGKSGDPRAMPVDAFIYETMQGLATDVPEVVVEAVRPLRANPGPGEHALINAFNADLIANPPI